The Lacipirellula parvula genome window below encodes:
- a CDS encoding citrate synthase has product MSEVAKLSTPDGKQLELPVVVGTEQERAVDISKLLGSTGYITLDEGYVNTGATTSAITFLDGEKGILRYRGYPIEELAAKCTFIEVAYLLIYGELPTQAKLDHFRDTLSRHTMLHEDMSLFYNGFPRDAHPMAILGSVVGAMSTFYQDSLDPHDPEQVDASIVRLVAKLPTIAAFAYKKSVGQPQMYPQNSLDYCANFLRMMFAVPSENYEVDQDFVDALNLLLIVHADHEQNCSTSTVRMVGSSNANLFASISAGISALWGPLHGGANEACVQMLEQIRRDGSNVKKYVDMAKDKNNNFRLMGFGHRVYKNFDPRATIIKAACHRILKKQAIKDPIFDIALELEQVALNDPYFIERKLYPNVDFYSGVVYRAIGIPEQMFTVLFAIGRLPGWIAHWVEMHANPAKKICRPRQVYTGPTERPIPAIADR; this is encoded by the coding sequence CAAGCTCCTCGGCTCGACCGGGTATATCACCCTCGACGAGGGCTACGTCAACACGGGCGCCACGACGAGCGCGATCACCTTTCTCGACGGCGAGAAGGGGATCCTGCGGTACCGCGGCTATCCGATCGAAGAACTCGCCGCCAAGTGCACCTTCATCGAGGTCGCCTACCTGCTGATCTACGGCGAACTGCCGACGCAGGCCAAACTCGACCACTTCCGGGACACCCTCTCGCGGCACACGATGCTGCACGAGGACATGAGCCTGTTCTACAACGGCTTCCCCCGCGACGCCCACCCGATGGCGATCCTTGGCTCGGTTGTCGGGGCGATGTCGACCTTCTACCAAGATTCGCTCGACCCGCACGATCCGGAACAAGTCGACGCCTCGATCGTTCGCCTCGTCGCGAAGCTGCCGACGATCGCCGCCTTTGCCTACAAGAAGTCGGTCGGCCAGCCGCAAATGTACCCGCAGAATTCGCTCGACTACTGTGCGAACTTCTTGCGGATGATGTTCGCCGTGCCGAGCGAAAACTACGAGGTCGACCAGGACTTCGTCGACGCCCTCAACCTGCTGCTGATCGTCCACGCCGACCACGAGCAGAACTGCAGCACCTCGACGGTGCGGATGGTCGGCTCGTCGAACGCCAACCTGTTCGCCTCGATTTCGGCCGGCATCAGCGCCTTGTGGGGCCCGCTGCACGGCGGGGCGAACGAGGCCTGCGTCCAGATGCTCGAACAGATCCGCCGCGACGGCTCGAACGTCAAGAAGTACGTCGACATGGCGAAGGACAAGAACAACAACTTCCGCCTGATGGGCTTCGGCCACCGCGTTTACAAGAACTTCGACCCGCGGGCGACGATCATTAAGGCGGCCTGCCACCGGATCCTCAAGAAGCAGGCGATCAAGGATCCGATCTTCGACATTGCGTTGGAGCTCGAGCAGGTCGCCCTCAACGACCCCTACTTCATCGAGCGGAAGCTCTACCCGAACGTCGACTTCTACTCGGGCGTGGTCTATCGCGCCATCGGCATTCCGGAGCAGATGTTCACCGTACTGTTCGCCATCGGCCGGCTGCCGGGGTGGATTGCTCACTGGGTCGAGATGCACGCCAACCCGGCGAAGAAGATCTGCCGTCCGCGGCAGGTATACACCGGGCCGACCGAACGGCCGATTCCAGCGATTGCCGACCGCTAA
- a CDS encoding DUF1559 domain-containing protein has product MAHRVRGRRCAFTLVELLVVIAIIGTLMGLLLPAVQNARESGRSNACRSNLANIQKAMTTYEVANKEYPGYINPIGIMGDGRASWGAMMLPYIEQTQLWDELVAGRQAAAPIDVYICPSNPPRTEGGPAMSYLANTGSIQDEKIKDENDDCSIVENPGNGLFFDRTRSIGPPDVRDLEPDCQKPQRDPIIRMTAASVQAQGDGSTHTLMFSEGINALAWTGLAQSDKAWHYGFCWEDPLTIKNATTNGVSSPELVADASYRVINGVKEILPEYQGDKAPNTGVASSFHPGGVNVAFVGGAVLFLSDRISPIVYAQLMTSNRKLSDLAYGGKHDRDMPTPGPDDY; this is encoded by the coding sequence ATGGCACATCGTGTCCGGGGGCGCCGCTGCGCCTTCACCTTGGTAGAACTGCTGGTGGTGATCGCCATCATCGGCACGCTCATGGGCTTATTGCTGCCCGCCGTGCAGAACGCTCGCGAGTCTGGACGCTCGAACGCTTGCCGATCGAACTTGGCGAACATTCAAAAAGCGATGACGACCTACGAGGTCGCCAACAAAGAGTATCCCGGTTACATCAATCCCATCGGAATCATGGGCGACGGCCGAGCCAGTTGGGGGGCGATGATGCTGCCCTATATCGAGCAAACGCAATTGTGGGACGAACTGGTCGCGGGCCGACAGGCGGCCGCCCCAATCGACGTTTACATTTGTCCCAGCAACCCGCCTCGCACCGAGGGCGGGCCCGCGATGTCCTATCTGGCCAATACGGGGTCGATTCAGGATGAGAAAATCAAAGATGAAAACGACGATTGCAGTATCGTCGAGAACCCCGGCAACGGGCTCTTCTTCGATCGAACCCGCAGCATCGGCCCGCCAGATGTCCGCGATCTGGAGCCAGACTGTCAGAAGCCCCAACGCGATCCGATCATTCGCATGACGGCCGCCAGCGTTCAGGCGCAGGGCGACGGCTCAACCCACACGCTGATGTTCTCCGAAGGGATCAACGCCCTCGCGTGGACCGGGCTCGCCCAGTCCGATAAAGCTTGGCACTACGGCTTTTGCTGGGAAGATCCGCTGACGATCAAAAACGCCACGACCAACGGCGTTAGTTCGCCCGAACTCGTCGCCGATGCAAGCTACCGCGTGATCAACGGCGTCAAGGAGATCCTGCCGGAGTATCAAGGCGATAAGGCGCCAAACACGGGCGTCGCCTCAAGTTTTCACCCAGGCGGCGTCAACGTCGCCTTCGTCGGCGGAGCCGTCCTGTTCCTGAGCGACCGGATCAGCCCGATCGTCTACGCCCAACTGATGACGTCGAACCGGAAACTCTCGGACCTGGCCTACGGCGGTAAGCACGACCGCGATATGCCGACTCCGGGGCCGGACGACTACTGA
- the fae gene encoding formaldehyde-activating enzyme, with the protein MSMFIGEALAGEGNEIAHIDLLIGDKAGPVGVAFANALARQSEGHSNLLAVLTPNLAVKPATVMITKVTIKGAKQAVQMFGPAQAAVAKAVADSVANGVIKKGDVENLVIVCGVFIHWEAADDKKIYDYNYEATVMAIKNAMEGKPNVDEMLAGKDAAAHPFRGF; encoded by the coding sequence ATGTCGATGTTCATCGGAGAGGCACTGGCTGGCGAAGGAAATGAAATTGCCCATATCGACCTGCTGATCGGCGACAAGGCCGGTCCGGTCGGCGTGGCGTTCGCCAACGCCTTGGCCCGTCAGAGCGAAGGTCACAGCAACCTGCTGGCCGTGCTCACGCCGAACCTGGCTGTGAAGCCCGCGACCGTGATGATCACCAAGGTGACAATCAAGGGCGCCAAGCAAGCCGTGCAAATGTTCGGCCCGGCCCAAGCCGCCGTTGCCAAGGCCGTGGCCGACTCGGTCGCCAACGGCGTGATCAAGAAGGGCGACGTCGAGAACCTGGTGATCGTCTGCGGCGTGTTCATCCACTGGGAAGCGGCCGACGACAAGAAGATTTACGACTACAACTACGAAGCGACCGTCATGGCGATCAAGAACGCCATGGAAGGGAAGCCGAACGTCGACGAAATGCTCGCTGGGAAGGATGCGGCGGCGCATCCGTTCCGTGGGTTCTAA
- a CDS encoding NAD(P)-dependent methylenetetrahydromethanopterin dehydrogenase yields the protein MSLKKILVCLDADPQPSVFDGVVAVDSGVDFLFRHGGVAAAQVRDLVYGAMFTRGPQELKNTAVFIGGSDVTVAEGLLKAATEAFFGPMRVSVMLDANGANTTAAAAVLAARRHVPLSGAIVTVLAGTGAVGRRVVRLLASEGARVRVASRKLTHAEGTCDKISRIVPGADLTAWTNENAMAAATAVEGAQAVIACGPPGVELLPKGYLAQAAGLQAAIDLNAVPAHGLGDVAPTDKATHHGAIVCYGALGVGGTKMKIHKAAIAKLFTRNDLVLDADEIYAIGKEL from the coding sequence ATGTCTCTCAAAAAGATTCTGGTCTGCCTCGACGCTGATCCGCAGCCGAGCGTGTTTGACGGCGTGGTGGCGGTTGATTCGGGCGTCGACTTTTTGTTTCGCCATGGCGGCGTGGCGGCGGCTCAGGTGCGCGACTTGGTGTACGGCGCCATGTTCACGCGCGGGCCGCAGGAGCTGAAGAATACGGCCGTGTTTATTGGCGGGTCGGACGTAACAGTGGCCGAAGGGCTGCTCAAGGCGGCGACCGAGGCGTTCTTCGGGCCGATGCGGGTGTCGGTGATGCTCGACGCCAACGGGGCGAACACGACGGCGGCCGCGGCGGTGCTTGCGGCGCGGCGGCATGTGCCGCTCTCGGGAGCGATCGTCACCGTGCTGGCTGGGACGGGCGCCGTCGGTCGGCGAGTGGTGCGGCTGCTGGCGAGCGAAGGGGCTCGCGTGCGGGTGGCTTCTCGCAAGTTGACGCATGCCGAGGGGACGTGCGACAAGATCAGCCGGATCGTGCCGGGCGCCGATCTCACGGCATGGACGAACGAAAACGCGATGGCCGCGGCGACGGCGGTGGAAGGCGCCCAGGCGGTGATCGCCTGCGGCCCGCCCGGGGTGGAGCTGCTGCCGAAGGGCTACCTCGCCCAAGCGGCGGGCCTGCAGGCGGCGATCGACTTGAACGCCGTGCCGGCCCACGGCCTGGGCGACGTGGCGCCAACCGATAAGGCGACGCACCATGGCGCCATCGTCTGCTACGGCGCCCTCGGCGTCGGCGGGACGAAAATGAAGATTCACAAAGCGGCGATCGCGAAGCTGTTTACCCGCAACGACCTGGTGCTCGATGCGGATGAGATTTATGCGATTGGGAAAGAGCTTTAG
- a CDS encoding DUF1559 domain-containing protein, with protein sequence MRLSNRKAFTLVELLVVIAIIGTLVGLLLPAVQAAREAARRNTCAANLTQLSKALAIRETSTKDLPGYINTLGIKGSTKMVRAPWYVTIFPQLEQNQLYQNWSSGNMSFDLVEGGNFAALEILNCPSNPPVMQGQPLTSYVANTGWRNKEGFTGKSGHVNLENAANGLFFDRTRTSDLKNQTPTPNWVTSQDYRDSNGAPKVTMSFAYVQGKGDGSTKTLMLSESLASLYWAYANSNDYTTVQDQPYHFGFGWERPDYIATDLKSRINGSRDPIAYDSYAQSSQGMDQMFNTAPSTGDLNPRPGTASSNHPGGVNVAFMAGQVELLTDQIDPFVFGQLMTSNHKQSDLPTDAVSVEPSDDAF encoded by the coding sequence ATGAGGCTATCTAACCGTAAAGCATTTACGCTCGTCGAGCTACTGGTGGTGATCGCCATCATCGGCACCCTCGTCGGCTTGCTGCTCCCCGCTGTCCAAGCGGCCCGCGAAGCAGCTCGCCGTAACACCTGCGCGGCGAATCTGACGCAGCTGTCGAAGGCGCTGGCGATTCGCGAGACGTCGACCAAGGATCTGCCCGGCTACATCAATACGCTGGGGATCAAAGGCAGCACGAAGATGGTTCGCGCCCCGTGGTACGTCACTATCTTCCCGCAGCTCGAGCAGAATCAGCTCTACCAGAACTGGAGTTCTGGAAACATGAGCTTCGACTTGGTGGAAGGCGGCAATTTCGCTGCACTGGAAATTCTCAATTGCCCGAGCAACCCGCCCGTGATGCAAGGTCAGCCGCTCACGTCGTACGTAGCCAATACCGGTTGGCGTAATAAAGAGGGCTTCACCGGAAAGTCGGGCCACGTGAATCTTGAGAACGCCGCCAACGGCTTATTCTTCGACCGTACTCGGACGAGTGATTTGAAGAACCAGACGCCAACTCCGAACTGGGTGACCTCGCAGGATTACCGCGACTCGAACGGCGCCCCGAAGGTGACCATGTCTTTCGCCTACGTACAGGGCAAGGGCGACGGCAGCACGAAGACGTTGATGCTCTCGGAAAGCTTGGCGTCGCTCTACTGGGCGTATGCCAATAGCAACGATTACACCACGGTCCAGGATCAGCCCTACCATTTCGGTTTCGGTTGGGAGCGTCCGGATTACATCGCCACCGACTTGAAGTCGCGAATCAACGGGTCGCGTGATCCAATTGCTTACGACAGCTACGCGCAGTCGTCTCAAGGGATGGATCAAATGTTTAATACCGCCCCGTCAACGGGGGATTTGAATCCTCGTCCCGGCACAGCGTCGAGTAACCACCCCGGCGGCGTGAATGTCGCGTTCATGGCCGGCCAGGTCGAACTGCTCACCGATCAGATCGACCCGTTCGTCTTCGGCCAGCTGATGACGTCGAATCATAAGCAGTCAGATTTGCCGACGGACGCTGTCTCCGTCGAACCGAGCGACGACGCCTTCTAA